The following coding sequences are from one Methanosarcina sp. WWM596 window:
- a CDS encoding mechanosensitive ion channel family protein, whose protein sequence is MPTLDTLNETLNDTANKTLGENISNFDRLLNDIFSWFSGNLGTLIFIIFIGIGTILVARTVNHLMESYFTKASSKLRMDITAFRMFRHITVAAIYFIGLVVIIFIIPGLHTLSVALFSGAGLAAIVIGFAAQSTLSNIIAGISLALFQPFRVGDRLNIMNEYGKVTDLNLRHTVIITWDNRRLIIPNSIISNEAIINWTIEDPAVIWPINIGISYDSDISLAKKIMIEEARKHPMVMPHQAMEHSIVKPSFLKPETFANGLMDLSVLHTIDPDFRDRGEVNVYVTELGDFAVNLRLLVWFKDRGDAYSSGCELMEAIKRRFDSEGIEIPFPYRTIVYKNDIEKEKASGKSAADRSKTEYAPRRRLTDIDDETDQ, encoded by the coding sequence ATGCCAACCCTGGATACTTTGAACGAGACTCTGAACGATACTGCGAATAAGACTCTTGGAGAAAACATTTCTAACTTTGACAGATTATTAAATGATATATTCAGCTGGTTCTCAGGTAACCTCGGTACACTGATATTTATAATATTCATAGGCATTGGCACCATACTTGTCGCAAGGACTGTAAACCACCTTATGGAAAGTTACTTCACAAAAGCAAGCAGCAAGCTGCGGATGGATATCACGGCTTTCCGGATGTTCAGGCACATTACGGTTGCAGCGATCTACTTTATCGGGCTGGTTGTTATAATATTCATCATTCCTGGCTTGCACACTCTCTCTGTAGCTCTCTTTTCTGGGGCAGGGCTTGCTGCCATCGTCATCGGTTTTGCAGCCCAGAGCACGCTGAGCAATATTATTGCAGGAATCTCCCTTGCCCTTTTTCAACCTTTCAGGGTTGGAGACCGGCTGAATATTATGAACGAATACGGAAAGGTTACGGACCTCAACCTCAGACATACGGTAATCATAACCTGGGATAACAGGCGCCTTATAATTCCCAACTCGATAATCAGCAACGAAGCGATTATCAACTGGACCATAGAAGACCCTGCGGTTATCTGGCCAATAAACATCGGAATTAGTTATGACTCTGATATTAGCCTGGCAAAAAAAATCATGATTGAAGAAGCCAGAAAGCATCCAATGGTAATGCCTCACCAGGCCATGGAGCACAGCATTGTAAAGCCAAGTTTCCTCAAACCCGAGACTTTTGCAAACGGATTAATGGACCTGTCCGTGCTACATACTATAGACCCGGATTTCAGGGACAGAGGAGAAGTTAATGTATACGTTACAGAACTTGGGGATTTTGCAGTAAATCTCCGCCTGCTGGTCTGGTTTAAGGATAGGGGCGATGCATATAGTTCGGGCTGTGAATTAATGGAAGCAATTAAAAGGCGCTTTGACAGTGAAGGTATTGAAATTCCATTCCCTTACAGAACTATTGTGTACAAGAACGATATCGAGAAAGAAAAAGCTTCTGGAAAATCCGCTGCAGACAGGAGTAAAACGGAATATGCTCCAAGAAGAAGGCTAACCGATATTGATGATGAAACAGATCAATAA
- a CDS encoding fasciclin domain-containing protein — MLLSAATCTGSAQDDGTTTIMNLIGENGNFTIISGYFNNSSLNTTLAGDEPHTVFVPKDDAFKNVSESTLEALMKDPAALEQMLLYHVTNGTLMAENLANVSNITTLQGSELPVNVTDERTFVGEAEVLQANLTADNGVVHVIDAVLIPPKAPSEEKDIIETATEDGNFTTLLTAIRAANLTDTLKGEGPYTVFTPTDEAFNALPNGTIESLLNDTDTLTKILLYHVASERLMAEDVVNITNIKTLQGSDIPVNVTEEGVFVGDAQIIMKDVNASNGVIHAIDVVLIPPEPAPEQNLTVLYNDTVNLTEENVKFRNASLNYTIANLTDFGALYATGLDFNAALAQNMTGNVTNMTNVPFVFKSIEGVENNNTTGEMWFVYINGEPAKEYFGINPVSYGDKLNFWYTTGKSGEALIENATYVINITIAEMMAKDTIIEAAQNQTRLATFVNATETANLTETLNGTEPYTVFIPSNEAFNELPVETRNKLMNNTTLLRNVLSYHVLSGKYVRKQLASMNTVNNIQGDALQIKMVGENITIQNAIVTQIIVVNNGVICIIDKVLIPPDSGLLSDGNQTDGNQTDGNQTDGNQTDGNQTDGNQTDGNQTEDQAGNWYFFSIPFKANNTSVDYLLSDVNYTSLIYYNASTRLFEDVSNIEPLKGYWINVPNGTEFNASEQFASVEKKQVTVPPSLQTYPGWNALGSPVNETISAEIAFTTIDSSYTKIVGPWVSGNNTTGHYQYVGYNGFNGTLGENQLGTEEFEVKPYEGYWVFVKEENLYA, encoded by the coding sequence TTGTTATTAAGTGCAGCTACCTGTACCGGTTCGGCACAGGATGACGGAACAACTACCATAATGAACCTGATAGGGGAAAATGGAAATTTTACTATTATCTCAGGTTACTTCAATAACAGCAGCCTCAATACTACCCTGGCCGGGGACGAACCGCATACTGTGTTTGTTCCGAAGGACGACGCTTTTAAGAATGTATCGGAAAGCACTCTTGAAGCTCTAATGAAAGACCCTGCAGCACTTGAACAGATGCTCCTTTATCACGTCACAAACGGGACCCTGATGGCCGAAAACCTGGCCAACGTAAGCAATATTACAACCCTTCAGGGAAGCGAACTGCCGGTCAATGTCACAGACGAAAGGACATTTGTAGGGGAGGCAGAGGTTCTCCAGGCGAACCTTACAGCAGACAACGGGGTTGTACATGTCATTGATGCCGTGCTGATCCCGCCAAAAGCCCCATCTGAAGAAAAGGATATTATCGAAACCGCAACAGAAGATGGAAACTTTACGACTCTTCTGACAGCAATTAGGGCTGCAAACCTTACTGACACTCTGAAAGGGGAAGGTCCTTACACGGTCTTTACTCCGACAGATGAGGCTTTTAACGCCCTGCCAAACGGCACAATCGAATCTCTCCTTAACGACACTGATACGTTGACAAAAATTCTCCTCTACCACGTTGCGAGCGAGAGGCTGATGGCAGAAGATGTTGTTAACATAACCAACATTAAGACCCTTCAGGGTAGTGACATTCCTGTCAATGTCACTGAGGAAGGAGTGTTTGTAGGAGACGCACAGATTATAATGAAGGATGTAAATGCCAGCAATGGAGTGATACACGCTATAGATGTAGTCCTTATCCCGCCTGAACCTGCGCCAGAACAAAATCTGACAGTACTCTATAACGACACTGTAAACCTGACTGAAGAAAACGTCAAGTTCAGGAATGCTTCCCTGAATTATACAATAGCCAATCTCACAGACTTCGGAGCTTTATATGCAACAGGACTCGACTTTAACGCAGCCTTAGCGCAGAACATGACCGGAAATGTGACTAACATGACCAATGTGCCGTTTGTGTTTAAGAGCATAGAAGGAGTCGAGAATAATAACACTACCGGAGAGATGTGGTTTGTCTACATCAACGGAGAGCCGGCCAAAGAGTACTTCGGTATAAACCCGGTAAGTTACGGGGACAAACTCAACTTCTGGTACACAACAGGGAAAAGCGGAGAAGCCTTAATCGAGAATGCAACCTATGTGATTAACATCACAATCGCCGAAATGATGGCGAAAGATACCATTATTGAGGCGGCCCAGAACCAGACGAGATTAGCCACATTTGTAAATGCAACCGAAACTGCAAACCTGACAGAGACCCTGAACGGAACAGAACCTTATACTGTTTTTATTCCGAGTAACGAAGCCTTCAATGAGCTGCCGGTAGAAACCCGTAATAAGCTAATGAACAACACCACCCTGCTCAGGAATGTTCTCTCTTACCACGTATTGAGTGGAAAGTATGTCCGCAAGCAACTTGCCAGTATGAATACCGTCAATAACATTCAGGGCGATGCGCTTCAAATCAAAATGGTAGGGGAGAATATCACAATACAAAACGCAATTGTTACACAGATAATTGTTGTAAACAATGGGGTTATCTGCATAATTGATAAAGTGCTCATCCCTCCAGACAGCGGACTTCTTTCCGATGGAAACCAGACAGATGGAAACCAGACAGATGGAAACCAGACAGATGGAAACCAGACAGATGGAAACCAGACAGATGGAAACCAGACAGATGGAAACCAGACTGAAGATCAGGCAGGAAACTGGTACTTCTTCTCGATTCCCTTCAAAGCCAACAATACGAGCGTTGATTATCTGCTTTCGGATGTAAACTATACCTCCCTGATTTACTACAACGCCTCAACCAGACTCTTTGAAGATGTCTCAAACATTGAACCTCTAAAAGGATACTGGATCAATGTTCCCAACGGAACCGAATTCAATGCTTCGGAACAGTTTGCTTCGGTTGAGAAAAAGCAGGTCACTGTTCCACCGAGCCTGCAAACCTATCCGGGCTGGAACGCACTGGGTTCACCTGTAAACGAGACAATCTCTGCGGAAATTGCATTTACGACCATTGACAGCTCGTATACAAAAATTGTGGGCCCCTGGGTGTCGGGCAACAACACTACAGGCCACTACCAGTATGTAGGTTACAATGGCTTTAACGGAACATTAGGTGAGAACCAGCTTGGAACGGAAGAATTTGAAGTCAAACCCTATGAGGGGTACTGGGTTTTTGTGAAAGAGGAAAATCTGTACGCCTGA
- the corA gene encoding magnesium/cobalt transporter CorA, with translation MRLTKLGKKQLQVGLAPGTLVYVGEKKAERIVISLCAYNSEELIEKELQTVGECLTFKDKPGMNLWVNVDGLDQIEVIEKLGSYFNIHPLTLEDVLNTGQRPKMEDYDSYIYTVLKMILLDEEREEIIMDQVSIILGSNYILSFQEREGDVFDPVRDRLKNPASRLRKNGVDHLAYSLIDAIVDNYFLILEHFGEEIEDLEEKLIVNPTPETMRMIQKHKRDMIILRRSVWPLRELINSLQRAESGLIKESTQIYLRDIYDHTIQVIDSIEAFRDILSSMVDVYLSSLSNRMNDIMKILTIIATIFIPLTFVAGVYGMNFDYMPELRWHWGYPVVMLGMALIGISMFLYFKKKRWV, from the coding sequence TTGAGACTTACAAAGTTAGGGAAAAAACAATTGCAGGTCGGGCTTGCCCCTGGCACGCTTGTGTATGTGGGGGAAAAAAAGGCAGAGAGGATTGTGATCAGTCTCTGTGCCTATAACAGCGAGGAACTTATCGAAAAAGAACTGCAGACTGTGGGGGAATGCCTGACCTTTAAAGACAAGCCCGGAATGAATTTATGGGTAAATGTCGATGGGCTCGACCAGATTGAGGTTATAGAAAAGCTCGGAAGCTATTTTAATATCCACCCTCTTACTCTCGAAGATGTGCTAAACACGGGGCAACGCCCCAAAATGGAAGATTACGATTCATATATTTATACTGTGCTGAAAATGATACTTCTCGATGAAGAAAGAGAAGAAATAATTATGGACCAAGTAAGCATCATCCTCGGATCCAATTATATCCTCTCTTTTCAGGAGAGGGAAGGAGATGTTTTTGATCCTGTAAGGGATAGGTTAAAAAATCCCGCCTCACGCCTCCGAAAGAATGGGGTGGACCATCTTGCATACAGCCTGATTGATGCTATAGTTGATAACTATTTTTTGATTCTTGAGCACTTTGGGGAAGAGATTGAGGATCTTGAAGAAAAACTGATAGTGAATCCCACACCTGAAACTATGAGGATGATTCAGAAACACAAGAGAGATATGATCATCCTTCGTAGATCTGTCTGGCCCCTCAGGGAGTTGATAAACAGTCTTCAGAGAGCCGAGTCAGGACTCATAAAGGAAAGTACGCAGATTTACCTGAGAGATATTTATGACCATACCATTCAGGTTATTGACTCCATCGAAGCCTTCAGGGATATTCTCTCTTCAATGGTAGATGTTTACCTCTCGAGCTTAAGCAACAGAATGAACGACATTATGAAAATTCTTACTATTATAGCCACTATCTTCATTCCTTTAACCTTCGTAGCAGGAGTATACGGTATGAATTTTGACTACATGCCGGAACTCAGATGGCACTGGGGTTATCCTGTAGTCATGCTGGGTATGGCTTTAATAGGAATAAGCATGTTTCTTTATTTTAAAAAGAAAAGATGGGTCTAA
- a CDS encoding DUF432 domain-containing protein, translating to MYGYYDPPFSVKQEGISISVEKTGDRWIYRRTLGKDEVEKFILGDRKRIIINPVEPLNTPKEITPNLLIEFEKTLLLAGGEKKQIFLTFPVEIGVFISENENRSLQVLDVFSLVRQKFTLYGEVSNGVVCKYWKSRLYSISPLLNPLQEGVMELTLRNTSSDWASISKAVFSAYGMKLYYDGDVFMKARMDILNRNTAETGFEMQSINGDLKGALVNDRKVRKEAFGVYGFRKLGFVPFKFYMEWGF from the coding sequence ATGTACGGTTACTACGATCCCCCATTTTCAGTAAAACAGGAAGGAATCTCGATTTCGGTAGAAAAAACCGGGGACAGATGGATATACAGAAGGACCCTGGGAAAAGATGAAGTGGAAAAGTTCATCCTTGGAGATAGAAAGCGAATTATCATAAATCCGGTAGAACCCCTGAATACGCCAAAAGAAATTACTCCGAATCTGCTGATAGAGTTTGAAAAAACCCTGCTCCTTGCAGGTGGGGAGAAAAAACAGATTTTTCTGACTTTTCCAGTTGAAATCGGCGTTTTTATCTCGGAAAATGAAAATCGGAGTCTCCAGGTCCTGGACGTGTTCAGCCTGGTGAGGCAGAAATTTACCCTTTACGGAGAGGTCTCGAATGGGGTTGTTTGTAAGTACTGGAAAAGCCGGTTATACTCAATTTCACCTTTACTCAATCCCCTGCAGGAAGGAGTTATGGAGCTTACCCTCAGAAATACCTCCTCGGATTGGGCTTCAATCTCAAAAGCTGTTTTCAGTGCATACGGGATGAAACTGTACTATGATGGGGACGTTTTCATGAAAGCCCGTATGGATATCCTCAACCGGAACACGGCTGAAACAGGTTTCGAGATGCAGTCAATTAACGGGGACCTGAAAGGTGCTCTTGTGAACGACCGAAAAGTCAGGAAAGAGGCTTTTGGTGTTTACGGCTTCCGGAAGCTCGGCTTCGTACCTTTTAAATTTTATATGGAGTGGGGTTTTTGA
- a CDS encoding mechanosensitive ion channel family protein yields the protein MILPDIKFLDYPLYSTSQGPVTPENLIKFIIILSFSIILSKVLTIYLRRSLKDRVSKDVGEPILKLFYYGSLIIVFIAILPLIGLDPSGLLLAGGVAGIVLGFASQNIVGNLVSGCFLMFERPIKIGDQVEINGIAGYVTDIRIISTLIRTYDGLLVRLPNQQVFTTNITNIVEHPVRRFEYTIGIRYSDDANAAIWLIEDLIDKEPFALLNPSPSVFVSDLGESSVKIVVRIWAPVSEWFGLKTRLLWTIKCTLQENGIEIPFPQRVLHINTDPKKQPQEIENLNDKNI from the coding sequence TTGATTCTTCCTGATATTAAATTTCTTGATTATCCCCTATACTCTACCTCACAGGGTCCGGTTACCCCGGAGAATCTGATTAAGTTTATAATCATTCTTTCTTTTTCGATCATTCTTTCCAAAGTTCTCACAATTTACCTGCGCAGATCTCTCAAAGACCGGGTCAGTAAGGATGTGGGCGAACCTATCCTCAAACTCTTTTATTATGGCTCTCTTATTATCGTTTTCATTGCGATACTTCCTTTAATAGGGCTCGACCCCTCGGGGCTTTTGCTTGCAGGAGGGGTCGCAGGTATTGTCCTCGGTTTTGCAAGCCAGAACATTGTTGGAAATCTGGTATCGGGCTGTTTTCTCATGTTTGAAAGGCCCATAAAAATAGGGGATCAGGTAGAAATCAATGGGATAGCCGGCTATGTCACCGATATCCGCATAATCTCCACCCTTATCCGTACCTATGACGGGCTCCTTGTCCGCCTGCCCAATCAGCAGGTCTTTACCACAAACATCACAAACATTGTAGAACATCCGGTCAGAAGGTTTGAATACACAATTGGGATCCGCTATAGCGATGATGCCAATGCCGCAATCTGGCTTATCGAGGACCTTATAGATAAGGAGCCGTTTGCTCTCCTGAACCCCTCTCCCTCTGTTTTCGTAAGCGACCTTGGAGAAAGTTCGGTAAAAATAGTTGTCAGGATCTGGGCTCCTGTAAGTGAATGGTTCGGGCTGAAAACCAGACTTCTCTGGACCATAAAATGTACCCTCCAGGAAAACGGAATAGAGATTCCCTTCCCACAGCGGGTGCTTCATATAAATACTGATCCGAAAAAACAGCCTCAGGAAATTGAAAATCTGAATGATAAAAATATCTGA
- a CDS encoding MoaD/ThiS family protein, whose amino-acid sequence MKVHVKFLATIREIIGVPEIELELRPGDTVRVALQALQARYGTEFKEATTGTTAGEIPKVRFLVNGRNTDFLEELETELKDGDIMVLVPPVAGG is encoded by the coding sequence TTGAAAGTACACGTAAAGTTCCTTGCGACTATCCGTGAAATAATAGGAGTTCCCGAAATCGAGCTTGAGCTCCGTCCTGGCGACACCGTTAGAGTTGCCTTGCAGGCCCTTCAAGCCCGTTACGGGACTGAGTTCAAAGAAGCCACAACAGGTACAACCGCCGGCGAGATTCCAAAAGTGAGGTTTCTGGTTAACGGGAGGAACACCGATTTTCTCGAAGAGCTCGAGACCGAATTAAAAGACGGGGACATTATGGTCCTGGTCCCCCCGGTTGCCGGGGGATAA
- a CDS encoding aldehyde ferredoxin oxidoreductase family protein, with protein sequence MLGGYTGKILEVDLDSGELKDLPLDEEMAKMYLGGKGLGLKLVYDEFRPDMQPFDPDNLLVFATGPATGEKVPTSGRYHIVCSKSPQTGTVGSGNSGGKWGPILKFAGYDAVVVRGISKEPVYLSIVDGKAELVPAPELWGMTVHAVTDELTERSKNPKKTSVACIGPAGENLVPFSGIMNDKYRTAGRTGLGAVMGSKKLKAVVVSGSQKVEPANPELLKERVVEAMKKIRENPVTAPDGGLHTYGTAVLVNIINESGAYPTRNFQEAYFPDADEQSGETLVKKYLTGRGGCWGCPIVCGRKSDVPEGPYSVRDTEGPEYETLFAFGSDCGITELDALIKANHLCDELGLDTISMGGTIACAMELVEKGKIPPEKMHGMNLRFGDPNSMIEAIWRTAYRAGIGADLALGSKKLAEKYEAPELSMAVKGLELPAYDPRPIQGIGLNYATANRGGDHVYGYMISPEILGLPLKLDPYAVEDKPKWTIILQDLTSAINSSVVCLFTSFALGLPEYAGMLAAITGFDLDADKLLKLGERVTNLERLMNNMYGIDRNEDILPKRLTEEPIPSGPSKGQISHVPEMIDEYYRLRGWVDGKPTAEKLKELGIA encoded by the coding sequence ATGTTAGGTGGCTATACCGGAAAGATCCTGGAAGTTGACCTTGACAGCGGCGAGCTTAAAGACTTACCGCTTGACGAAGAAATGGCAAAGATGTACCTCGGAGGCAAGGGACTCGGCCTAAAACTTGTATACGATGAGTTCAGACCGGACATGCAGCCCTTTGACCCTGATAACCTGCTTGTGTTTGCAACCGGGCCGGCTACCGGGGAAAAAGTCCCGACAAGCGGACGTTACCATATTGTCTGCAGCAAATCCCCGCAGACAGGAACCGTAGGGAGCGGGAATTCCGGAGGGAAATGGGGTCCCATCCTGAAATTTGCAGGATATGACGCAGTTGTGGTCCGGGGAATTTCAAAAGAACCTGTTTACCTTAGCATCGTGGACGGAAAAGCCGAACTTGTGCCAGCCCCGGAACTCTGGGGAATGACAGTCCATGCTGTCACGGACGAACTGACCGAAAGGAGCAAAAACCCCAAAAAGACATCGGTTGCCTGCATAGGACCTGCAGGAGAAAACCTTGTCCCTTTTTCCGGCATCATGAACGACAAGTACCGGACCGCAGGCAGGACCGGGCTTGGGGCTGTGATGGGGAGCAAAAAGTTAAAAGCGGTCGTAGTTTCCGGGAGCCAGAAAGTCGAGCCTGCAAACCCCGAGCTCCTGAAAGAGCGGGTCGTAGAAGCCATGAAAAAGATAAGGGAGAACCCGGTAACGGCTCCCGACGGAGGGCTTCACACCTACGGGACCGCGGTCCTTGTAAACATCATCAACGAAAGCGGAGCCTACCCGACCCGGAACTTTCAGGAAGCCTATTTTCCGGATGCCGACGAACAGAGCGGAGAAACCCTGGTCAAAAAATACCTGACCGGCCGCGGGGGCTGCTGGGGCTGTCCAATCGTTTGCGGGAGGAAGTCAGACGTGCCTGAAGGACCCTACAGTGTCCGGGATACTGAAGGCCCGGAGTATGAGACCCTCTTTGCCTTTGGTTCCGACTGTGGGATAACGGAGCTTGATGCCCTTATTAAGGCCAACCATCTCTGCGACGAACTGGGGCTTGACACCATCTCCATGGGAGGCACCATCGCCTGTGCCATGGAACTCGTGGAGAAAGGAAAAATCCCGCCAGAAAAAATGCACGGCATGAACCTACGATTTGGGGACCCAAACTCGATGATTGAAGCTATCTGGAGAACCGCCTATCGCGCAGGGATAGGAGCTGACCTTGCTCTCGGCTCGAAAAAGCTTGCAGAGAAATACGAGGCTCCAGAACTCTCCATGGCTGTCAAAGGCCTGGAACTGCCCGCCTACGACCCCCGCCCAATCCAGGGGATAGGCCTGAATTACGCAACCGCAAACCGGGGTGGCGACCACGTCTACGGCTACATGATCTCCCCCGAAATCCTGGGGCTTCCCCTGAAACTTGACCCCTACGCCGTTGAGGACAAGCCGAAATGGACCATCATCCTTCAGGACTTGACCTCAGCCATCAATTCATCGGTTGTCTGCCTCTTTACTTCATTTGCCCTGGGCCTTCCCGAATATGCAGGGATGTTGGCAGCGATTACGGGCTTTGACCTCGATGCCGACAAGCTTCTGAAGCTCGGAGAGAGAGTCACAAACCTCGAGAGGCTGATGAACAACATGTATGGGATTGACCGGAATGAAGACATCCTTCCAAAACGTCTCACGGAAGAGCCAATCCCGTCAGGACCCTCGAAAGGCCAGATATCCCATGTCCCGGAAATGATCGACGAATATTACAGACTCAGGGGCTGGGTTGACGGAAAGCCGACTGCAGAAAAGTTGAAGGAACTTGGGATTGCCTGA